One Micromonospora sp. WMMD1120 genomic region harbors:
- a CDS encoding aldo/keto reductase: MTYRRLGDSGLVVSVVGIGCNNFGRKLDLDGTRAVVDAALDAGITLFDTADIYGEPQGGSEELLGQALKGRRDDVVVATKFGMDMHGLNGPDFGARGSRRYIARAVEASLRRLGTDHIDLYQMHEPDPGTPIDETLAALDDLVRDGKVRYLGNSNFAGWQIADADWVASSNGRARFVSAQNHYSLVERSVETEVIPACERFGLGMLPFFPLANGLLTGKYRRSEQPPAGSRLAGGGRYAERFAAADWDTIEAIEAYAAERGLSMLQVAIGGLAAQPAVTSVIAGATTPEQVRANAAAGTWEPDDEDLAALRAIL; the protein is encoded by the coding sequence ATGACCTATCGCCGGCTGGGCGACTCCGGGCTCGTGGTGTCCGTGGTCGGCATCGGCTGCAACAACTTCGGCCGCAAGCTCGACCTGGACGGCACCCGCGCGGTGGTGGACGCCGCCCTGGACGCCGGGATCACCCTCTTCGACACCGCCGACATCTACGGTGAGCCGCAGGGTGGCTCCGAGGAGCTGCTCGGGCAGGCGCTCAAGGGCCGCCGGGACGACGTGGTGGTGGCGACCAAGTTCGGCATGGACATGCACGGCCTCAACGGGCCGGACTTCGGCGCCCGTGGCTCCCGGCGGTACATCGCCCGCGCGGTGGAGGCGTCGCTGCGCCGGCTCGGCACCGACCACATCGACCTGTACCAGATGCACGAGCCCGACCCGGGCACCCCGATCGACGAGACCCTGGCCGCCCTGGACGACCTGGTCCGTGACGGCAAGGTGCGCTACCTGGGCAACTCCAACTTCGCCGGATGGCAGATCGCCGACGCGGACTGGGTCGCCTCGTCGAACGGTCGGGCCCGCTTCGTCAGCGCGCAGAACCACTACAGTCTGGTGGAGCGGTCGGTGGAGACCGAGGTGATTCCGGCCTGTGAGCGGTTCGGACTGGGCATGCTTCCGTTCTTCCCGCTCGCCAACGGCCTGCTCACCGGCAAGTACCGGCGCAGTGAGCAGCCCCCGGCCGGCAGCCGGCTCGCTGGCGGTGGCCGGTACGCCGAGCGGTTCGCCGCCGCCGACTGGGACACCATCGAGGCGATCGAGGCGTACGCGGCCGAGCGAGGTCTCAGCATGCTCCAGGTGGCGATCGGTGGGCTGGCCGCCCAGCCGGCGGTGACCTCGGTGATCGCCGGTGCCACCACGCCCGAGCAGGTGCGTGCGAACGCCGCCGCCGGCACCTGGGAGCCCGACGACGAGGACCTGGCCGCGCTGCGCGCCATCCTCTGA